In one window of Lynx canadensis isolate LIC74 chromosome B3, mLynCan4.pri.v2, whole genome shotgun sequence DNA:
- the LOC115517157 gene encoding olfactory receptor 4F3/4F16/4F29-like has protein sequence MDRSNHSVVSEFVFLGLTDSWEIQLLLFVFSSMVYVASMMGNSLIMLTVISDPHLHSPMYFLLANLSFIDLGISSVISPKMIYDLFRKRKVISFGGCIAQIFFIHVIGGVEMVLLIAMAFDRYVAICKPLHYLTIMNRKMCILLTVAAWVIGLTHSVIQLVFVITLPFCGPNVLDSFYCDFPRFIKLACTDTYRLEFMVIANSGFISLGSFFILIVSYISILITVRKHSSAGTSKALSTLSTHVMVVILFFGPCIFVYIWPHPTSHLDKYLLVFDAVLTPFFNSVVYTFRNKEMKVAMRKVCSRFIIYRRIS, from the coding sequence atggatagatcaaATCACTCTGTGGTGTCAGAGTTTGTGTTCCTGGGACTCACCGATTCCTGGGAGATCCAACTTCTCCTCTTTGTGTTCTCCTCTATGGTTTATGTGGCAAGCATGATGGGAAACTCCCTCATCATGCTCACTGTGATTTCTGACCCTCACTTACACTCCCCCATGTACTTTCTGTTGGCCAACCTCTCCTTCATTGACCTGGGAATTTCTTCTGTCATTTCTCCGAAGATGATTTATGACCTTTTCAGAAAGCGTAAGGTCATCTCCTTTGGTGGCTGCATCGCTCAAATCTTCTTCATCCACGTCATTGGTGGCGTGGAGATGGTGCTGCTCATCGCCATGGCCTTTGACAGATATGTTGCCATATGCAAGCCTCTGCACTATTTGACTATTATGAAccgaaaaatgtgtattttgcttaCAGTTGCTGCCTGGGTAATTGGGTTGACCCACTCTGTGATTCAACTGGTTTTTGTAATAACATTGCCATTCTGTGGCCCTAATGTGTTAGACAGCTTTTATTGTGACTTTCCTCGGTTCATCAAACTTGCCTGCACAGACACCTACCGTCTAGAGTTCATGGTCATAGCCAACAGTGGGTTCATATCTCTGGGATCATTCTTCATATTGATTGTCTCGTACATTTCTATCCTGATCACTGTTCGGAAACACTCTTCAGCAGGCACATCTAAGGCCCTCTCCACTTTGTCAACTCATGTCATGGTGGTGATTCTGTTCTTTGGCCCTTGCATCTTCGTTTATATCTGGCCTCACCCCACCTCACACCTGGACAAATATCTTCTTGTCTTTGATGCAGTTCTCACTCCTTTTTTTAACTCAGTCGTCTATACATTCAGGAACAAAGAGATGAAAGTGGCAATGAGAAAAGTGTGTAGTCGGTTTATTATTTATAGAAGAATTTCTTAA